Below is a genomic region from bacterium.
GATGGGAACGATGGGCGCCAGTACGGAGAAGGCCGCCGCCGCGTTGGAGCCGCCCATGCAGACCAGCGCCCCCACGTTGCCCCCATCCACCAACTGCCGGAGGATGCGGGCCGCGCCACTGATCATGGCCGACACCGCCCCCGCCCTGCCCAGGGGAGGAAGCTCCTCGAGGGAGAATCCGGCGGCTCCCGCCACGGCCTCTGCCGGGTGGTCGCAGCCATGGTCACCGCCGAAAACGCCGATGTCGATGGTGATGGGGGAAGCGTCGAGGCTACGGAGCTCCTCCACCAGCAGACCGAGCGGCTCGGCCTTCGTATCGAAGGCGCCGGCAACCACGACCCTGCTCATGGCCTGCAGTCCACGATCACCACACTTCGGGCAGGGCGGGGCGGGTGCTCAGATGGTCACGCTCTTGAAGGAGCGGACCGTGCTCTCGATGGCCACCTCGGTCGGCAGGCGCTCCATCGTGGAGGCGCCCACGAACCCGTAGCAGCCCGATCCACGCATCACCGTCCCGACTTCTTCGGGTCCCTCCAGCGGTCCTCCGTGCAGCACCACGATGATGTCGGGATTGATCGCCTCGGAGATCTCCCTGGTCTCTACGGCCTGCTCGATGCAGGCGTCGAGGGACATCGTGAACGAGTCGGTGGCGCCGATACTGCCGCCGGTGGTGAGGCCGAGGTGGGCGACCATCACGTCCACTCCCGCCTCGGCGAAAGCGGCCGCCTCATGAGCCTCGTAGCAATAGGACATGGTGAACAGGCCGAGCTCCGAGGCGGTCCGCAGCATCTCGACCTCCCGGTCCAGGCCGAAGCCGGTGGCTTCCAGGCTTTCCCTCCAGCGCCCGTCCGTGTAGCCGATGGATGGGAAGTTGATCACTCCGGAGAAACCCATCGCCTCGAGCCCGCCGAGGAACCGATCCATGACCCTGGTGGGGTCCGTGCCGTTCACTCCCGCGATCACCGGCGTGTCCTTGACGACCGGGAGCACCTCCCGCTCTCCCATCTCCATGACGATGGCGTTGGCGTCCCCGATCGGCAGCAGGCCGGCGTTGGACCCGTGACCGGCCATCCGGTACTTGCCGGAGTTGTAGATGAGGATCAGGTCGGCGCCTCCCGCCTCGGCGAACTTGGCCGATATTCCTGTACCGGCGCCGGCGCCGATGATCGGGCTCCCGCTCGCCAGGGTCGCCCGGAGCCGCTCCAAAACCTGATCTCTCGTGAACATACGGTTTCGCTCCTCTCGTGGTCCCGCTGTCAGTCCACCATCAGCAGGCCGCCGTTGACGTGGATGGTTTGGCCGGTGACGTACGCCCCGGCATCCGACGCCAGGAAGATGGCGGGTCCCACCAGGTCCTCGGCCACTTCCATCCGGCCCAGCGGGATGTACTTCTCGTATTCGAACAGGTAGTCGCGGTGATGGGCGTGCATGGGCGTGTCGACCGCGCCCGGGGCGATGGCGTTCACCCGGACGCCGTGCGGCGCCACGTCCTGGGCAGCCGCCCGGCTCAACGACTGCAGGGCGGCCTTGGCCGAGCAGTAGTCGACACCCCCGCCGTCCTGGTTGAACACCGAGGCCCGGGACGACCAGGAACTGCCGATGTTGATCACGCTGCCCCGCCCGGCGTTCACCATCTCCTGGAGCACCGCTCGCATGATCCGCATGGGAGCCTTCAGGTTGATCCCGTACATCCGGTCCCACTGCTCGTCGGTGACCCCGATGATGTCGGCGTAGCCCATGATCCCGGCGTTGTTGACCAGCACGTCGATCCGCTCGCTCAGATCCTTGGCCGCGGCCACGATCCGCTCGGGGGTGTCGGGTGCGGTGACATCGGCCACCACCGTCGCCACCCCGTGACCGATCTCCCCGATCTCGGCAGCGGTGGTCTCTAGGACAGCGCCGTTGAGATCCACGAGCACCAAGTCACTACCGGCGTGCGCGAAGCCGGTGGCCAGCGCCTTGCCGATACCCTGTCCGGCCCCGGTAACGATGCTGCAATGGCCGCTCAGGTCGAAGAGGTTCCTGGAGATGTCGGGAAACGGGAGGCTCAAACTGCTCGGTCCTTCGTCGCACGGATAAGGGTTCCGGGGATGCGGCGCAATCCTAGTGTCCCGAGTCCATGGTCCTTCATGCCCAGACCCTCGCGGGCGGTTGTAGGCCGGTCCGAACGTACTTGGCTCGCGACATTTTGCGATCATCCAACAAGGGGGTTGATCGTGTCACAAGACCTCCTTATGTTAACGGATGACCGTAATCACCAGCAGTCTGTATGCGACGTCGACCGGGCTGCCGGAGGGATCAAATCGTCCGAGGTGGCCCCATCCCGGGGTAGGGCCGGACGCGCCTCGGACCCAAGGTGGTGGCGGTGGGGGCGGGCCCATCGGGCGGAGGCGTTTCGCCGCGGTTTTCGCGTTCTTCCGGATTCGGATTGCTAGGGTTCGTGGCCCGCTCGGATCGGATTAGCAGGATGAGAGAAGAGATCACCATCACCAACCCGGCGGGTCTCCACGCCCGCCCGGCCGCCGAGTTCGTGAAGCGTGCCAAGGCGTCGCCGTCGAACATATCCGTAACCGCCAACGACAAGACCGTCAACGCCAAGAGCATGCTTGGGATCCTCAAGCTGGGAGCCACCTTGGGCACCACGGTCACGATCGAGGTGGACGGCGACGATGCAGGCGAGGTCTTGGCGGACTTCAGGGAGTTGCTGTCCGAAGAGGGCTGACCACTCGCCACTCGCCACCGGCGACTGGCCTCACGCCCCTTCGAGTATCCGTCGCACCTGGGCGGCGTCGGCTGCCTCTAGACACTCGTCGGCCAACTCCCGGCAGCTGTCGTGGCTCAGGCTGCGGACCCGTTCCTTGATGGTGGGCACCGAAGGGATGGCCACCGACAGCTCCTTGACGCCCAGCCCGATCAGGATCGGGGTGGCAACGGGGTCGCCGGCCATCTCGCCGCAGACGCCCACCCAGGGCCCGGCGGCCCCGGCTGCCGAAGTGGTTTCCCCGATCAGCCTCAGGACGGCCGGATCGAGATGGTCGGCCCGGTCGGCGACCTCCCGGTTGGTCCGGTCCACCGCCAGCGTGTACTGCGTGAGGTCGTTGGTGCCGATGGAGAAGAAGTCGACATGGGGTGCGAGCCGGGAGGCGATCAGGGCGGCGGACGGTATCTCGATCATGATCCCGACCTGGTAGTCCGCGGCGAACGGCAGGCCGTCGGCGGCCAGCGACTGCTCCGCCTCGGCCAGCGCCGACCGGAAGGCCATGAGGTCGGCAATGCCCGACACCATGGGCGCCATGATGGCCAGACGGCCCTCGGTCCCCGCTCTGAGCAGCGCCCTCAGTTGGTCGCGCATCATGTGGGGGCGGGCCAGCGTGAGCCGGATGCCCCGGAGGCCCAGGAACGGGTTGAGCTCCT
It encodes:
- a CDS encoding phosphoenolpyruvate hydrolase family protein, coding for MFTRDQVLERLRATLASGSPIIGAGAGTGISAKFAEAGGADLILIYNSGKYRMAGHGSNAGLLPIGDANAIVMEMGEREVLPVVKDTPVIAGVNGTDPTRVMDRFLGGLEAMGFSGVINFPSIGYTDGRWRESLEATGFGLDREVEMLRTASELGLFTMSYCYEAHEAAAFAEAGVDVMVAHLGLTTGGSIGATDSFTMSLDACIEQAVETREISEAINPDIIVVLHGGPLEGPEEVGTVMRGSGCYGFVGASTMERLPTEVAIESTVRSFKSVTI
- a CDS encoding SDR family NAD(P)-dependent oxidoreductase, producing MSLPFPDISRNLFDLSGHCSIVTGAGQGIGKALATGFAHAGSDLVLVDLNGAVLETTAAEIGEIGHGVATVVADVTAPDTPERIVAAAKDLSERIDVLVNNAGIMGYADIIGVTDEQWDRMYGINLKAPMRIMRAVLQEMVNAGRGSVINIGSSWSSRASVFNQDGGGVDYCSAKAALQSLSRAAAQDVAPHGVRVNAIAPGAVDTPMHAHHRDYLFEYEKYIPLGRMEVAEDLVGPAIFLASDAGAYVTGQTIHVNGGLLMVD
- a CDS encoding HPr family phosphocarrier protein; this translates as MREEITITNPAGLHARPAAEFVKRAKASPSNISVTANDKTVNAKSMLGILKLGATLGTTVTIEVDGDDAGEVLADFRELLSEEG